The following is a genomic window from Thaumasiovibrio subtropicus.
GTCAGCTAGTGCGCGTTCACCTCGTGCGATCCCCTCAAGAATAGCCAAACGATTTTGCATAAATTCGTAATCATCAACATCAACGAGATACGCGGATGGCTTACCATGCTCAGTAATTAACACTGGTTCTTTGGTGTCGTGGAGATCAGCGAGAATCTTGGTCGCTTGGCGTTTAAGTGATGTAACTAGTTCTACTTTCATGAGAGCTGCTCCAAAGGAATACTAAAAGTGATACTATTCTATCACTTTTAGTATAGCAAGCTCCGTAAAGGCTAACGAATGACATAGATTCCCCCTCATGAAGAGCTACCACACTTAAGTGATCGCTGTTAGAGTACTGGAGGCAACCATGTCACATTCCTTCTATTATTGCGGTGTTGACCTTGCCAAACACCCTTTTAGTTTGCACGCGGTTGACGAACGAGGAGTCACGCTTCTTCACAAGTTAGTTTCGCATGCTAAGTGACTCACAACCATAGCAAATATGCCGCCTGTGCGTATAGAGTTAGAAGTTTGCAACGGCGGAGATTATTGGATGAAATAGTTCAACAAGCAGCGCAAATACGAACCGTTTTATACATGGCGATGATGTCAGCCATGCAATGTAACCCTGTTTTCAAAACCACGTATTCACGACTTTTAGAAGCTGGGAAACCTAAGAAAGTGACTATCATTACCTGCGTTCGCAAGATGGTTGTAATACTGAATTCAATGTTACGAGATGGCGTCATGTGGGATGAAAATTTAGCCAAAATTTAGCTATTGACGCCATAGTCGTTTGTTAGGTGTATGCCTCCGAGACTTCTGAAACTGAAAAGCTCATAGCCAAAAAGGAAATCCCTGAGTCAGACTCATAGTTATGAACCTCTATTTGAGCATGTGCCCATTGACGGCCACTGATATCTATAATCGCTGTACCACCAAGATATCCACTGAAGCCTTTTTCAATTTCTAAG
Proteins encoded in this region:
- a CDS encoding type II toxin-antitoxin system Phd/YefM family antitoxin, with translation MKVELVTSLKRQATKILADLHDTKEPVLITEHGKPSAYLVDVDDYEFMQNRLAILEGIARGERALADGKVVSHDEAKDRMSKWLK